Genomic DNA from bacterium:
TAATTTGAAAAATAAAATTTTTTTGACATATAATTTTAATTATCGTATAATTTATAAATAGACACAAAGTTAGTGTAAAGGACAAAGAGGTCCTTTTTCCCAAAGTGGGGGAAAGGACCTCTTTTTTTTATAAACAAAAAGGAGGGAAAAATGGGAAATTTTAACCTTTTTGAAATGGCTCAAAAACAACTTGATATGGTAAGCAAAATTTTAAAACTTGATGAAGCAACTCATAATTTTTTAAGAGAACCAATGAGAGAAATTCATATTACAATACCGGTTAAGATGGATAATGGCCAAACAAGGATCTTTAAAGGTTTCAGAGTTCAGTATAATAATGCAAGAGGGCCTTTTAAAGGAGGGATTAGATTTCATCCAGAAGAAACAATAGATACAGTTAGAGCACTTGCTGCATGGATGACATGGAAGACTTCTTTACTTGACCTTCCTTACGGAGGAGGTAAAGGCGGGGTTATATGTAATCCTAAAGAATTATCAGATTCAGAAAAAGAAAGATTGGCAAGAGGTTATATAAGGGAACTTGCTGAATTCATTGGTCCTGAAAAAGATATTCCTGCTCCTGATGTTTATACTGATCCTCAAATTATGGCATGGATGATGGATGAGTTTTCAAAAATTAAAGGTTATAATTCTTTTGGAGTTATAACAGGAAAGCCTTTAGCCCTTGGAGGTTCGCTTGGAAGAAATGATGCTACAGCAAGAGGTGGAATATATTGTGTAAGAGAAGCAGCAAAATATTTAAAAATAAATTTAAAAAATTC
This window encodes:
- a CDS encoding Glu/Leu/Phe/Val dehydrogenase, producing MGNFNLFEMAQKQLDMVSKILKLDEATHNFLREPMREIHITIPVKMDNGQTRIFKGFRVQYNNARGPFKGGIRFHPEETIDTVRALAAWMTWKTSLLDLPYGGGKGGVICNPKELSDSEKERLARGYIRELAEFIGPEKDIPAPDVYTDPQIMAWMMDEFSKIKGYNSFGVITGKPLALGGSLGRNDATARGGIYCVREAAKYLKINLKNSKVAIQGFGNAGSYAAILSQEILGAKIIAVSDSKGGIYSEKGLDP